A single region of the Thermoanaerobacterium aotearoense genome encodes:
- a CDS encoding amidohydrolase, with translation MYLLKGGKVLTMAGKNYEKADVLIGDGKILDVGEEIIAPLDAEIIDVSGLTVMPGMIDAHCHLGMWENAVGFEGADGNEETDPITPQLRAIDGINPMDKYFQEAYEAGVTTAVTGPGSANVIGGQFVAIKTYGRRIDDMIVKEPVAVKVAFGENPKSVYNEQHKMPMTRMGIAALLRQELIKAQEYMEDMEKDPSDDEKKPSRDLGLEVLVKVLKREIPLKAHAHRADDIFTALRIAKEFNVDITIDHCTEGHLIADYLVMENAKVIVGPSLSERSKVELANLTFKTPGILSKAGLDVAIMTDHPVIPLNYLPVCAGLAVREGMDEMEALRAITINPAKIVGIDDRVGSIEKGKDADIAVFDGNPIEIKTKTKFVFINGQLVFKR, from the coding sequence ATGTATCTTTTAAAAGGCGGTAAAGTATTGACTATGGCAGGGAAAAACTATGAAAAAGCTGATGTACTTATAGGAGATGGAAAGATATTAGATGTAGGTGAGGAAATAATAGCACCGCTTGATGCGGAAATCATAGATGTATCTGGTCTTACAGTGATGCCAGGCATGATAGATGCTCATTGTCACTTGGGCATGTGGGAAAATGCCGTAGGGTTTGAAGGGGCAGATGGAAATGAGGAGACAGATCCTATCACACCACAGTTGCGGGCGATTGATGGCATAAACCCTATGGATAAGTATTTTCAAGAAGCGTACGAGGCAGGCGTGACTACGGCTGTCACAGGTCCTGGCAGTGCTAATGTCATAGGTGGACAATTTGTAGCTATCAAGACTTATGGCAGACGCATCGACGACATGATAGTAAAAGAACCTGTGGCAGTTAAAGTGGCTTTTGGAGAAAATCCTAAATCTGTATACAATGAACAGCACAAGATGCCTATGACCAGGATGGGCATTGCTGCGCTGCTTAGACAGGAGCTTATAAAGGCTCAGGAGTACATGGAGGACATGGAGAAGGATCCTTCTGATGACGAGAAAAAGCCATCAAGAGATCTGGGCCTTGAGGTTTTGGTTAAAGTATTAAAAAGAGAGATACCTTTAAAGGCACATGCCCATAGGGCTGATGACATATTTACTGCTTTGAGGATAGCAAAAGAATTTAATGTGGACATAACCATTGACCATTGCACTGAAGGCCATCTTATCGCAGATTATCTTGTCATGGAAAATGCAAAAGTCATCGTTGGTCCGTCATTGTCTGAAAGATCAAAGGTGGAGCTTGCAAATCTTACTTTTAAGACGCCGGGTATTCTATCAAAAGCAGGGTTAGATGTAGCCATCATGACAGACCATCCTGTCATCCCGCTTAATTACTTGCCGGTTTGTGCAGGCCTTGCGGTAAGAGAAGGCATGGATGAGATGGAGGCATTAAGGGCAATTACGATAAATCCAGCTAAGATCGTCGGCATAGATGATAGAGTTGGCAGCATCGAAAAGGGAAAAGATGCTGATATAGCTGTCTTTGATGGAAATCCAATCGAGATAAAAACCAAGACAAAATTTGTATTCATAAATGGACAATTGGTATTTAAAAGATAA
- the cbiQ gene encoding cobalt ECF transporter T component CbiQ, giving the protein MEIDSYSYINRMSKIHPVEKLLFAIMTMLLCFWFDRYTNLLVVFMMFIIIVYIAKIPYKVYIKLILIPFSFLIISVLTIVINVLDDKSVAIISIKVFGAFIGITSDGINTAFNLTSRTLALVSCLYFLTLTTPITDIVDVLEKIKIPMLFLELIQITYRLIFVLLNAAKEIYISQDSRLGYSKVKNGYRSLGFLISSLFVKSYRDSQNLYLALEARGYKGDLKVISKKQKINIRNCVIIFLIELILINLSLFLRR; this is encoded by the coding sequence ATGGAAATAGATAGCTATTCGTACATCAACAGGATGTCCAAAATACATCCTGTTGAAAAATTATTATTTGCGATAATGACGATGCTTTTGTGCTTTTGGTTTGACAGGTATACAAATCTTTTAGTGGTATTTATGATGTTTATAATAATAGTTTATATAGCGAAAATTCCATATAAAGTTTATATAAAACTCATATTAATTCCATTTTCTTTTCTAATTATCAGTGTTTTAACAATTGTTATAAATGTTTTAGACGATAAAAGTGTGGCAATTATCAGTATTAAGGTATTTGGAGCATTTATAGGCATAACATCGGATGGCATTAACACAGCTTTTAATCTGACGAGTAGAACTTTAGCTTTGGTATCATGTCTATATTTTCTTACACTTACTACACCTATAACTGATATAGTTGATGTTTTAGAAAAAATAAAAATACCTATGTTGTTTTTAGAGTTAATACAGATTACATACAGATTGATATTTGTTTTATTAAATGCTGCTAAAGAAATTTATATATCCCAAGATTCTAGATTAGGTTACTCCAAAGTTAAAAATGGATATAGGTCTTTAGGATTTTTGATATCATCGCTATTTGTTAAATCTTATAGAGATTCTCAAAATTTGTATTTAGCTTTGGAAGCAAGAGGATATAAAGGTGATTTAAAAGTAATCAGCAAGAAACAAAAAATTAATATAAGAAATTGTGTCATCATTTTTTTAATTGAATTGATATTAATAAATTTATCTTTATTTTTAAGAAGGTGA
- a CDS encoding energy-coupling factor ABC transporter ATP-binding protein: MENNYILEAVDVSFEYTDGTKALDNINMKICKGQKTVILGPNGAGKTTLFLLFNGILKPKSGKIMFNNKEVKYSRKEIEKLRKNVGIVFQNPDIQIFANRVYQEISFGLMNLGMPEDLVREKIEKVLMQMDITDIKDKPTHFLSYGQKKSVSIADIIVMEPEVIILDEPTVYLDYEHVSKIIKTLDDLISQGKTIVLSTHDVDFAYSWADYVYLMKDGKVIDEGKPIDIFSDENKIKKVNLRRPMIMDVFEILRERSIVNCNIIPKNVEELKNCLK, encoded by the coding sequence ATGGAAAATAATTACATATTAGAAGCAGTAGATGTTTCGTTTGAATATACAGATGGAACAAAAGCTTTAGACAATATCAATATGAAAATATGTAAAGGGCAGAAGACTGTTATTTTAGGACCTAACGGTGCAGGTAAAACGACATTATTTTTGCTGTTTAATGGAATATTAAAACCAAAGTCCGGAAAAATAATGTTCAATAATAAAGAAGTTAAATACAGCCGAAAAGAAATCGAAAAACTCAGAAAAAATGTGGGTATTGTTTTTCAAAATCCTGACATACAGATATTTGCTAATAGAGTGTATCAGGAGATTTCATTCGGATTGATGAATTTGGGCATGCCAGAGGATTTGGTCAGGGAAAAGATAGAAAAAGTGTTGATGCAAATGGACATCACTGACATTAAAGACAAACCTACACATTTCTTAAGTTATGGTCAAAAAAAGAGTGTATCAATTGCTGATATAATTGTTATGGAACCGGAGGTTATTATACTTGATGAACCAACGGTTTATTTGGATTATGAGCATGTTAGCAAAATAATAAAAACATTAGATGATTTAATAAGTCAGGGAAAAACAATTGTTTTATCAACACATGATGTAGATTTTGCTTATTCATGGGCAGACTATGTATATCTAATGAAAGACGGAAAAGTGATAGATGAAGGAAAACCCATTGATATTTTTAGCGATGAAAATAAAATTAAAAAGGTAAATCTAAGAAGACCAATGATTATGGATGTATTTGAGATTTTAAGAGAAAGAAGTATTGTAAATTGCAATATAATTCCTAAGAATGTAGAAGAATTAAAGAACTGCTTAAAATAG
- a CDS encoding energy-coupling factor ABC transporter substrate-binding protein — protein sequence MARRKILFVNIILMLMVISLIVLPLVTIKNGKFVGSDDNATKAITQIDKNYKPWIKPIWEPPSGEIESLLFACQAAIGAGFIGFYLGYVKGKKNGNR from the coding sequence ATGGCTCGTAGAAAGATTTTATTTGTTAATATAATATTAATGCTAATGGTTATTTCTTTGATAGTATTACCGCTTGTTACAATAAAAAATGGCAAATTTGTTGGTTCTGATGATAATGCGACGAAGGCCATAACGCAGATAGATAAAAATTATAAGCCATGGATAAAACCGATTTGGGAACCACCAAGCGGAGAAATTGAGAGCCTTTTGTTTGCATGTCAAGCTGCAATAGGCGCTGGCTTTATAGGATTTTATTTAGGATACGTTAAGGGGAAGAAAAATGGAAATAGATAG
- a CDS encoding Tex family protein — MDKISLTLKQEFGLKDFQVLNTIKLIDEGNTIPFIARYRKEATGSLSDEVLRNFYDRLLYLRNLEEKKADTIRLIDEQGKLTDEIREKIENSKTLQEIDDIYRPFRPKRRTRATVAKEKGLEELSKLISEGNVKEGNPDDYAFKFLNDKVATLEEAYQGAMDIVAEDISDDADTRKYIRDTIWENGSIVTEKLKDEKSPYEMYYSYRESIKKIPPHRILAINRAEREGYISVKIDVDDEKIVNRLIEENVNPESIFRKYHENAVVDSYKRLIRPSIEREIRNKLTEIAEDKAIKVFKMNLKSLLLEPPVKGYVVMGFDPAYRTGCKIAVVDETGKLLDTATVYPTPPQNDVDGAKAVLKDLIEKYNVGLISLGNGTASRESELFIADLIKEMDRDLKYVIVNEAGASVYSASEIGTEEFPDVNVSLRGAISMARRLQDPLAELVKIDPKSIGVGQYQHDVNQKMLGEALNGVVEDCVNSVGVDLNTASASLLKYVAGINGTIAKNIVEYRNTVGKFRNRNELKKVKRLGDGTFTQCAGFLRILNGDDIFDSTGVHPERYEVLEKLLLKFGYVKDKLDTKSLRDFAYKLEEYGLLKLSQEYDIGVPTLNDIVNELKKPGRDPREDLPKPILRSDVMTIDELKVGMELMGTVRNVVDFGCFVDIGVHTDGLVHISEMSQKYVNHPLDVVSVGDVVKVRVIDVDVERNRISLSMK, encoded by the coding sequence ATGGATAAGATTTCATTAACGCTTAAGCAAGAGTTTGGCCTTAAAGATTTTCAGGTATTGAATACAATCAAACTCATTGATGAAGGAAACACCATACCTTTTATCGCAAGGTACAGGAAAGAAGCGACAGGAAGCTTGTCAGATGAAGTTTTAAGAAATTTTTACGACAGGCTTTTGTACCTAAGAAATTTAGAGGAAAAAAAAGCCGATACGATTCGCTTGATTGATGAGCAGGGGAAGCTTACGGATGAGATAAGAGAAAAAATAGAAAATAGCAAGACACTGCAGGAAATAGATGATATCTACAGGCCTTTTAGACCAAAAAGAAGGACGAGGGCGACTGTAGCGAAAGAAAAAGGGCTTGAAGAGCTGTCAAAATTGATATCAGAAGGCAATGTCAAAGAAGGAAATCCGGATGATTATGCTTTTAAATTTTTAAATGACAAGGTGGCAACTTTAGAAGAAGCTTATCAAGGTGCTATGGATATAGTGGCAGAGGACATATCAGATGATGCAGATACGAGGAAGTACATAAGAGATACCATTTGGGAGAATGGAAGCATCGTCACAGAGAAGCTTAAAGATGAAAAATCTCCTTATGAGATGTACTACAGCTACAGAGAGTCAATTAAAAAGATACCTCCTCATAGGATTTTGGCAATAAACAGAGCTGAGAGAGAAGGGTATATTTCCGTTAAAATAGACGTAGACGATGAAAAGATAGTAAATAGATTGATTGAAGAAAATGTAAATCCTGAATCAATTTTTAGAAAATACCATGAAAATGCCGTTGTTGATTCATACAAAAGGCTAATTAGGCCATCTATAGAGAGGGAAATAAGAAATAAACTTACTGAAATTGCTGAAGATAAGGCTATAAAAGTGTTTAAGATGAACTTAAAGAGCCTCCTTTTAGAGCCGCCTGTCAAAGGATATGTTGTGATGGGGTTTGACCCGGCGTACAGGACAGGGTGCAAGATTGCCGTTGTAGATGAAACAGGGAAACTTTTAGATACCGCCACTGTTTATCCTACGCCGCCTCAAAACGATGTAGATGGAGCAAAGGCGGTTTTGAAAGACTTGATCGAGAAGTACAATGTCGGGCTTATTTCTTTAGGAAATGGGACTGCATCAAGAGAAAGCGAACTTTTTATAGCAGATCTAATCAAAGAGATGGACAGAGATTTGAAGTACGTCATAGTAAATGAGGCTGGCGCATCGGTGTACTCGGCGTCAGAGATAGGGACAGAGGAATTTCCTGACGTAAATGTAAGTCTAAGAGGTGCCATATCGATGGCGCGGAGGCTTCAAGACCCACTTGCTGAGCTTGTAAAGATCGATCCTAAGTCTATTGGAGTAGGGCAGTACCAGCACGATGTAAATCAAAAGATGCTGGGGGAAGCTTTAAATGGCGTTGTTGAAGACTGCGTAAATAGCGTAGGAGTCGACTTAAATACTGCATCTGCATCGCTTTTAAAGTACGTAGCAGGTATCAATGGAACCATAGCGAAAAACATCGTTGAGTATCGAAATACGGTTGGCAAGTTTAGAAACAGAAACGAGCTAAAAAAAGTCAAAAGATTAGGTGATGGTACTTTTACTCAGTGTGCAGGCTTTTTAAGGATATTAAACGGAGACGACATATTCGATTCTACAGGCGTGCATCCAGAGCGTTATGAGGTATTGGAGAAGCTTCTTTTGAAGTTTGGATATGTTAAGGATAAGTTAGACACGAAAAGCTTGAGGGATTTTGCTTATAAACTTGAGGAGTATGGACTTTTGAAGTTATCGCAAGAATATGACATAGGAGTTCCTACGCTTAATGACATTGTAAATGAATTAAAAAAACCTGGCAGAGATCCCAGAGAAGACCTTCCAAAGCCAATCTTGAGATCTGATGTGATGACGATAGATGAGCTTAAAGTGGGAATGGAATTGATGGGGACTGTAAGAAATGTCGTTGATTTTGGGTGCTTTGTAGATATAGGTGTGCATACAGATGGACTTGTGCACATATCAGAGATGTCTCAAAAGTACGTAAATCATCCTTTGGATGTGGTATCTGTAGGTGATGTAGTGAAGGTAAGAGTAATTGACGTGGATGTAGAAAGAAATAGAATATCACTTTCAATGAAATAA
- the secA gene encoding preprotein translocase subunit SecA: MLGVLEKIFGSYSEREVKRIEPIADEVLSYEEEMSKLSDDELRGKTQEFKDRLKNGETLDDILPEAFAVVREAAWRTLKMKHFRVQIIGGIVLHQGRIAEMKTGEGKTLVATLPAYLNALEGKGVHIVTVNDYLAKRDRDWMGKIYEFLGLSVGVILHDMDSEERKKAYAADITYGTNNEFGFDYLRDNMVIYKEEMVQRHLNYAIVDEVDSILIDEARTPLIISGVGEKSTDLYKRADAFVRTLKNEEDYTIDEKARAVSLTEKGVEKAEKFFNLDNLADLENIEISHNINQALKAHAIMKRDKDYVVKDGEVIIVDEFTGRLMFGRRYSEGLHQAIEAKEGVKVERESKTLATITFQNYFRMYDKLAGMTGTALTEEQEFRAIYGLDVVVIPTNKEMIRIDHPDVIYKTEEAKFKAVVEDIVEHHKKGQPVLVGTITIEKSEKLSSMLKKLGIKHQVLNAKYHEKEAEIIAQAGRKGAVTIATNMAGRGTDIILGGNPEFLAKKKMIEEGYSPDVINEASGYGPLHSEELIKARERYQELLNEIKKETEKEHEEVVKLGGLYIIGTERHESRRIDNQLRGRSGRQGDPGESRFYISLEDDLMRLFGSERIKNMMNTLGIEDDQPIEHKILTKQIEQAQKKVEGINFDVRKNVLEYDDVMNKQREIIYKERRKVLEGEDLRQYILDMVKDIIRRNVEIYTAGSKYPEEWDIEGLLNHLYDLFLEKDSVVIDVDFGRLDKEMLTDIIYEEAVRQYEKKEQQIGPQMREIERIVLLKVVDTRWMDHIDEMDQLRQGIGLRAYGQVDPVIEYKKIGYDMFEDLVNSIQEDTVKFLYHIEIRNDNMPHREQVAKPIATNQGGDEPKKPVVKKKKVGRNDPCPCGSGKKYKKCCGANL, encoded by the coding sequence ATGTTAGGAGTTTTAGAAAAGATATTTGGCAGTTACAGTGAGAGGGAAGTAAAGAGAATTGAACCTATAGCAGATGAGGTTTTGTCATACGAGGAAGAGATGTCAAAGCTTTCAGATGATGAGCTAAGAGGCAAGACTCAGGAATTTAAGGATAGGCTTAAAAATGGTGAAACCCTTGATGATATATTGCCGGAAGCTTTTGCAGTCGTTAGAGAGGCTGCATGGCGTACGCTTAAAATGAAGCATTTCAGAGTGCAGATAATAGGTGGCATTGTCCTTCATCAAGGCAGAATAGCTGAGATGAAGACTGGTGAAGGAAAGACGCTTGTTGCGACACTGCCTGCTTATTTAAATGCTTTGGAAGGAAAGGGAGTTCACATCGTTACAGTCAATGACTACCTTGCTAAGAGGGATCGTGACTGGATGGGTAAAATATACGAGTTTCTGGGTTTAAGTGTTGGTGTTATCCTTCATGATATGGATTCAGAGGAGAGAAAGAAAGCTTACGCTGCTGATATAACTTACGGTACAAACAATGAGTTTGGCTTTGACTATTTAAGAGACAACATGGTCATATATAAAGAGGAAATGGTTCAAAGGCATCTAAATTATGCAATCGTGGACGAAGTCGACAGCATATTGATAGATGAAGCCAGAACACCACTTATTATTTCTGGAGTTGGTGAAAAATCTACGGATCTATATAAAAGAGCCGATGCTTTTGTAAGAACATTGAAAAATGAAGAAGATTATACCATAGATGAAAAGGCAAGAGCAGTAAGTTTGACTGAAAAAGGCGTGGAAAAAGCCGAGAAATTTTTTAATTTGGATAATCTGGCTGATCTTGAAAATATAGAGATTTCTCACAATATAAACCAGGCTCTAAAAGCACATGCCATAATGAAGAGGGATAAAGACTACGTCGTAAAAGACGGAGAAGTCATAATAGTAGATGAGTTTACTGGAAGGCTTATGTTTGGCAGAAGGTACAGCGAAGGTCTCCATCAGGCAATAGAAGCCAAAGAAGGCGTAAAAGTCGAGAGAGAAAGCAAGACTCTTGCCACAATCACTTTTCAGAATTACTTCAGAATGTACGACAAATTGGCAGGCATGACTGGTACTGCCCTTACAGAAGAGCAAGAGTTTAGGGCTATATATGGTCTTGACGTTGTGGTGATACCTACCAATAAAGAGATGATAAGGATAGATCATCCTGACGTCATATACAAGACGGAGGAGGCAAAATTTAAGGCTGTCGTTGAGGATATAGTTGAACATCATAAAAAAGGGCAGCCTGTGCTTGTGGGCACTATTACTATTGAAAAGTCAGAGAAATTAAGCAGTATGCTTAAGAAACTTGGCATAAAGCATCAAGTTTTAAATGCCAAGTATCATGAAAAAGAGGCAGAGATAATAGCACAGGCAGGACGAAAAGGAGCTGTCACAATAGCCACAAACATGGCTGGACGTGGTACTGATATCATTTTAGGCGGCAATCCTGAATTTTTGGCGAAGAAAAAGATGATTGAAGAAGGATATTCTCCAGATGTCATAAATGAGGCATCTGGGTATGGACCATTGCACAGCGAAGAGCTTATAAAAGCCAGAGAGAGATACCAAGAGCTTTTAAATGAGATAAAGAAGGAAACAGAAAAAGAGCATGAAGAAGTTGTTAAGCTGGGTGGATTATATATAATCGGCACAGAAAGGCACGAGTCCAGAAGAATAGACAATCAGTTGAGAGGACGTTCTGGACGTCAAGGTGATCCAGGTGAATCTCGATTCTACATTTCTCTCGAAGATGACCTTATGAGGCTTTTTGGCTCTGAGAGAATAAAAAATATGATGAATACTTTGGGCATAGAAGACGATCAGCCTATTGAGCATAAAATATTGACAAAGCAGATAGAACAGGCACAGAAGAAAGTAGAAGGCATAAACTTCGATGTCAGGAAAAATGTCCTTGAGTATGATGATGTAATGAATAAACAAAGGGAAATAATATACAAAGAGAGAAGAAAGGTATTAGAAGGAGAAGACTTAAGGCAGTACATTCTTGACATGGTGAAAGACATCATAAGAAGAAACGTGGAAATCTACACTGCTGGCAGCAAATACCCTGAAGAATGGGACATAGAGGGGTTATTGAATCATCTTTACGATCTATTTTTGGAAAAAGATAGCGTAGTAATAGATGTGGATTTTGGTAGGCTCGATAAGGAAATGCTTACAGACATAATATATGAAGAAGCTGTAAGACAGTATGAGAAAAAAGAGCAGCAGATAGGTCCACAGATGAGAGAGATAGAGAGAATAGTTCTCTTAAAGGTTGTAGATACAAGGTGGATGGATCACATCGATGAGATGGACCAGCTTCGTCAAGGCATAGGATTGAGAGCTTATGGACAGGTAGATCCTGTAATAGAGTACAAGAAAATAGGATATGATATGTTTGAGGATCTTGTGAATTCTATACAGGAGGATACGGTGAAATTCCTGTACCACATAGAGATAAGAAATGACAATATGCCTCACAGAGAGCAGGTGGCAAAGCCTATTGCTACTAATCAAGGTGGAGATGAACCAAAGAAGCCTGTAGTCAAGAAGAAAAAAGTCGGAAGAAATGATCCATGTCCATGTGGCAGTGGAAAGAAATACAAAAAATGTTGTGGAGCAAATCTTTAA
- the prpE gene encoding bis(5'-nucleosyl)-tetraphosphatase PrpE produces MTAYDVIGDVHGCYKELTELIDSLGYTLKDGVYFHKDDRKLVFLGDITDRGPNSVGVIELVYRNVKAKKALYTPGNHCNKLYRYLIGHNVKIIHGLETTVAELNDLSEKQKRIVISHFKELYETAPMYLVLDDGKLVVAHAGIKEKYIGFYGKCVRQFVLYGDITGEKNPDGTPVRLDWAKDYKGKPIVVYGHTPVKEPRFLNNTVNIDTGCVFGGRLSALRYPEMEIYDVTSSMPYDESRFRVV; encoded by the coding sequence TTGACAGCTTATGACGTTATCGGAGATGTTCACGGCTGCTATAAAGAGCTTACAGAATTAATAGATTCATTGGGCTACACATTAAAAGATGGTGTATACTTCCATAAAGATGATAGAAAGCTTGTGTTTTTAGGTGATATTACGGATAGAGGGCCTAATTCTGTAGGTGTCATTGAACTTGTGTATAGAAATGTTAAGGCTAAAAAAGCCCTTTACACGCCTGGCAACCATTGCAACAAGCTTTACCGCTATCTTATAGGTCACAATGTGAAAATCATACATGGATTAGAGACAACAGTAGCCGAGTTAAATGACTTAAGCGAGAAGCAAAAAAGAATAGTCATTTCACATTTTAAAGAACTTTACGAAACGGCTCCAATGTACCTTGTTTTAGATGATGGAAAGCTTGTTGTGGCACATGCAGGAATTAAAGAAAAATACATAGGCTTTTACGGGAAATGCGTAAGGCAATTTGTCTTATATGGAGATATAACAGGTGAAAAAAATCCAGATGGCACGCCAGTAAGGCTTGACTGGGCAAAAGATTATAAAGGCAAACCGATTGTCGTATACGGACATACGCCTGTGAAAGAACCGAGATTTTTAAATAATACGGTTAATATCGATACAGGGTGCGTATTTGGAGGTAGGCTTTCTGCTTTAAGGTATCCCGAAATGGAGATCTATGATGTGACATCTTCGATGCCTTACGATGAAAGCAGATTTAGAGTCGTTTAG
- a CDS encoding TVP38/TMEM64 family protein encodes MRRNKNKLFVNGLLIGAFVFLFFWVLFRYGDYLTYLLKDPAKFEKWILSFGAKGVLVFILIQVLQVVIFIIPGEVVQVAGGYLYGAVLGSLYSLIGITIGSILCFAIARFLGYEFVRGMISEDKLKKFDYIINNKKGEMGLFVVFLMPGLPKDALSYVAGLTPVKFVNYFLITALARLPGIVISSYIGSNIEHKNYLVSAVVSAIAVLLFIIGFLNKDKIIKKIN; translated from the coding sequence ATGAGGAGAAATAAAAATAAGCTTTTCGTAAATGGTTTGTTAATAGGGGCTTTTGTGTTCTTGTTTTTTTGGGTATTGTTTCGGTATGGCGATTACCTTACATACCTTTTAAAAGACCCTGCCAAGTTCGAAAAGTGGATTTTAAGCTTTGGTGCAAAAGGCGTGTTGGTGTTTATACTTATACAGGTATTACAGGTTGTAATATTTATAATACCAGGTGAAGTGGTGCAGGTAGCCGGTGGATACCTTTATGGTGCTGTTTTAGGTTCTCTTTACTCTTTGATCGGCATAACCATTGGCTCCATCTTGTGCTTTGCCATAGCAAGGTTTTTGGGATATGAGTTTGTGAGGGGAATGATTTCAGAGGATAAGCTAAAAAAGTTTGACTACATCATAAACAACAAAAAAGGTGAGATGGGACTTTTTGTTGTATTTTTGATGCCAGGGCTTCCAAAGGATGCTTTGTCTTATGTGGCGGGATTAACACCAGTTAAATTTGTAAACTATTTTCTCATAACGGCTTTGGCTCGGCTTCCTGGAATAGTAATTTCCTCGTATATTGGTTCAAACATTGAGCATAAAAATTACTTGGTTTCTGCCGTTGTTTCAGCTATAGCGGTTCTTCTGTTCATCATTGGGTTTTTAAATAAAGACAAGATAATCAAAAAGATAAATTAG
- the prfB gene encoding peptide chain release factor 2 (programmed frameshift): MLADYKTEVLNMIDTIKEMGASLDIEGLKREVAEIDKKMSEPDFWSDLEKSQELSKKQKDLKEIISEYEALEKQWEDLHTLIELGLEEGDESLSQEVHDEYKALSKKVNDMKIKTLLSGPYDKNNAILSIHAGAGGTEAQDWTEMLLRMYMRWASSKNYDVETVDYLPGDDAGVKSVTIMVKGPFAYGYLKSEAGVHRLVRISPFDAAGRRHTSFALVEVLPEIDDDIKVDIRPEDLKIDTYRSSGAGGQHVNKTESAIRITHLPTGIIVQCQTERSQMQNRETAMKMLKAKLMDMMIKEQKEKIEDLKGEHKEAGWGNQIRSYVFQPYTLVKDHRTNFEVGNVNAVMDGEIDDFINAYLKQKVS; this comes from the exons GTGTTAGCAGATTACAAGACAGAAGTTTTAAATATGATAGATACCATAAAAGAAATGGGGGCTTCTCTT GACATCGAAGGATTGAAAAGAGAAGTAGCAGAGATTGATAAAAAGATGTCGGAGCCTGATTTTTGGAGTGATTTAGAAAAATCTCAAGAGCTTTCAAAAAAGCAGAAAGATTTAAAAGAGATTATTTCAGAATACGAGGCGTTAGAAAAGCAGTGGGAAGATCTTCATACCCTTATCGAATTAGGGTTGGAGGAAGGGGATGAATCCCTTTCACAGGAAGTCCATGATGAGTACAAAGCCCTCTCCAAAAAGGTAAACGACATGAAGATAAAGACGCTGCTAAGCGGTCCTTACGATAAAAACAATGCCATCCTTTCTATACATGCAGGTGCAGGTGGCACAGAAGCGCAGGATTGGACTGAGATGCTTTTGCGTATGTATATGAGGTGGGCGTCATCGAAAAATTACGATGTTGAGACGGTAGACTATTTGCCTGGCGATGACGCCGGTGTAAAAAGTGTGACGATTATGGTAAAAGGTCCTTTCGCGTATGGATATCTTAAAAGCGAAGCAGGTGTTCATAGGTTAGTGAGGATTTCCCCGTTTGACGCGGCTGGAAGGCGACACACTTCATTTGCGCTTGTTGAAGTTTTGCCGGAGATAGACGATGACATTAAGGTGGATATAAGGCCTGAGGATTTGAAGATAGACACCTACAGGTCATCTGGTGCAGGCGGCCAGCATGTCAACAAGACAGAATCAGCCATTAGGATAACTCATCTACCTACTGGTATTATCGTACAGTGTCAGACGGAAAGATCGCAGATGCAAAACAGGGAGACTGCGATGAAGATGCTTAAGGCAAAATTGATGGATATGATGATAAAAGAGCAGAAGGAAAAGATAGAAGATTTAAAAGGCGAGCATAAAGAAGCAGGTTGGGGAAATCAGATAAGGTCGTACGTATTTCAACCTTATACGCTGGTAAAAGACCACAGGACGAATTTTGAGGTTGGCAATGTAAATGCTGTGATGGATGGGGAAATAGACGACTTTATCAACGCATATTTAAAGCAGAAGGTTTCATAA